One segment of Pontibacter akesuensis DNA contains the following:
- a CDS encoding phospholipase D-like domain-containing protein, with amino-acid sequence MATPPNSAYFSPGDDCLHAILESINTAAHSLKICVFTISDDRISSAIEQAHRRGVKVKIITDNEKLYDTGSDIKSLAAAGLDIRVDISHNHMHHKFAILDNGAILTGSYNWTRSAANYNHENILITHDRETMLAYRKQFDLLWEEMVPFKG; translated from the coding sequence TTGGCAACACCACCCAACAGCGCCTACTTCAGCCCCGGAGACGATTGCCTCCATGCCATACTTGAAAGTATAAACACAGCAGCCCATTCGCTGAAGATCTGCGTGTTCACCATCAGCGACGACCGCATCTCCAGCGCTATTGAGCAAGCGCACCGAAGGGGCGTGAAGGTGAAGATCATTACCGATAATGAGAAACTGTATGACACAGGCTCCGATATCAAAAGTTTAGCCGCAGCCGGACTGGACATTCGGGTGGATATATCGCACAACCACATGCACCACAAGTTTGCAATACTCGATAACGGGGCCATACTTACCGGCAGCTATAACTGGACCCGAAGCGCCGCCAACTACAACCACGAAAACATCCTGATTACCCACGACCGCGAAACCATGCTGGCTTACCGCAAGCAGTTCGATTTGCTGTGGGAGGAGATGGTGCCATTTAAGGGATAG
- the mug gene encoding G/U mismatch-specific DNA glycosylase, with product MVHKPTKVELAAAVGRTVPDVIAPNLKVLFCGINPSVYTAVVTYNFARPGNRFWPTLFAAGFTPRLFKPEEQQELLPLGFGITNVVDRATVAAADLSIAELRKGGKQLVEKVHKYNPQVLALLGISVYQAAFGQKGSGVGLQNLMIGNTQVWVLPNPSGLNAHFPPRRLAEVYRELQNYVG from the coding sequence ATGGTGCACAAGCCTACAAAAGTGGAGTTAGCGGCAGCCGTTGGTCGTACGGTGCCTGACGTGATTGCCCCGAACCTAAAGGTGCTGTTCTGTGGCATCAACCCAAGCGTGTACACGGCGGTAGTTACGTATAATTTTGCGCGGCCCGGCAACCGCTTCTGGCCCACCTTGTTTGCCGCTGGGTTCACTCCCAGGCTGTTCAAGCCCGAAGAGCAACAGGAGTTGTTGCCGTTGGGGTTCGGCATTACGAATGTGGTAGACCGGGCCACCGTAGCCGCCGCCGACCTAAGTATAGCGGAGCTGAGAAAGGGAGGAAAGCAACTGGTGGAGAAGGTGCACAAGTATAATCCGCAGGTATTGGCCTTGCTGGGCATCTCGGTGTACCAAGCTGCTTTCGGACAGAAGGGGAGCGGGGTGGGCCTGCAGAACCTGATGATCGGAAATACGCAAGTATGGGTACTGCCAAACCCCAGTGGCCTCAACGCCCATTTCCCACCCAGGCGCCTAGCCGAAGTATACCGGGAGCTGCAGAACTATGTAGGTTAA
- a CDS encoding AI-2E family transporter encodes MNVKQINHTRINKSLLTIFLVAILLYLGKSFLVPVAIAAFFAMLLFPVVLRLQRRRIKRPIAALISILLLLSVITAIGTLVYYQTKSLEADLPRLEERIEKKTARLQWLLYETTDLTAYEQEEILEEKKPDIAKAVFKSVRDLLVQGFTILLFIFIVLTYTFFFLLYQQKIQNFLVRLHVFDSTKESKVLLARISRIIHDYLKGTFTVIFILGVAYALGFWAIGIEHALLFAMITALLRIIPYFGSFLGIAFPIAFAFLTKDSMWYPVLVLAFFMVTQLLEANLLTPYITGSRVKLNPMATILVILFGNLLWGIPGMILFVPLFASLKVVFDQIPQLSPYAYILGKEDEGLA; translated from the coding sequence ATGAACGTAAAACAGATCAACCATACCCGTATTAACAAAAGCCTGCTGACCATTTTCCTGGTAGCCATTCTTCTGTATCTGGGCAAGTCGTTTCTTGTACCGGTGGCCATTGCCGCTTTCTTTGCTATGCTGCTGTTTCCGGTGGTATTAAGGCTGCAGCGGCGGCGCATTAAAAGACCCATAGCTGCCCTGATTTCCATTCTGCTGCTCTTAAGCGTAATCACTGCCATAGGCACCCTGGTATATTACCAGACTAAAAGCCTGGAGGCGGACCTGCCCCGGCTGGAGGAAAGAATAGAAAAAAAGACGGCCAGGCTGCAATGGCTGCTTTACGAGACCACTGACTTGACGGCATATGAGCAGGAGGAAATTCTGGAAGAGAAAAAGCCGGATATTGCCAAGGCTGTGTTTAAAAGTGTAAGAGATTTACTGGTGCAGGGATTTACCATTCTGCTGTTCATCTTCATCGTGCTCACCTATACCTTCTTCTTCCTGCTCTACCAGCAAAAGATACAGAACTTCCTGGTTAGATTACATGTGTTTGACAGCACAAAAGAATCGAAGGTGCTGCTTGCCCGTATCTCCCGCATCATCCACGACTACCTGAAGGGCACCTTTACAGTCATTTTTATTTTGGGTGTGGCCTACGCATTGGGATTTTGGGCAATAGGCATTGAGCATGCCTTACTCTTTGCAATGATTACGGCGCTGCTACGCATCATCCCCTACTTCGGATCTTTCCTGGGGATTGCCTTTCCCATTGCATTCGCTTTCCTCACCAAAGATTCTATGTGGTATCCGGTGCTGGTGCTAGCGTTTTTCATGGTTACCCAGCTACTCGAAGCCAACCTGCTAACGCCCTACATCACCGGCTCCAGGGTAAAACTCAACCCCATGGCCACGATTCTGGTCATCTTATTTGGCAACCTGCTGTGGGGCATTCCGGGTATGATCCTGTTCGTGCCTTTGTTTGCCAGCCTCAAAGTTGTTTTTGATCAGATCCCACAGTTAAGCCCTTACGCTTACATTCTTGGAAAAGAAGATGAAGGTCTTGCCTGA
- a CDS encoding glutaminase, with amino-acid sequence MKGVKMPGALKQQNHLSKYKMKVGTTDYQKILNQIQQELSQAEVSGKVAAYIPELAKVSPEKFGMHLYNLEGENYCFGNSEERFSIQSISKVFSLALAMKIIDSDLWKRVGVEPSGARFNSLSLLEDNGGIPRNPFINAGALVVADVLVSCFSNPKAAFLSFMHELTGNSTISYDETVAASERSEGYRNFAMANYLKSFGNIKNDVEEVLDFYFHQCSITMSCKELSQAFIVFANKGNLLDTDRQLLTGKQVKRINALMLTCGFYDEAGEFSFEVGLPGKSGVGGGIVAVHPNHYAVAVWSPPLNPKGNSARGMAALERLTTLTGYSIF; translated from the coding sequence TTGAAAGGAGTAAAAATGCCCGGAGCTTTAAAGCAGCAAAATCACCTTTCCAAGTACAAAATGAAGGTAGGCACAACAGATTATCAAAAGATACTGAATCAGATTCAGCAAGAACTTTCTCAAGCAGAAGTTTCCGGGAAAGTAGCCGCCTATATACCTGAGCTTGCCAAGGTTTCGCCCGAGAAGTTCGGAATGCACCTCTACAACCTGGAAGGGGAAAACTACTGCTTCGGGAACAGTGAGGAACGCTTTTCTATCCAAAGTATTTCCAAGGTTTTTTCCCTGGCACTTGCCATGAAAATAATAGATTCTGATCTATGGAAGCGGGTTGGGGTGGAACCTTCAGGAGCCCGTTTCAATTCACTTTCTCTGCTGGAAGACAATGGCGGCATACCCCGAAACCCTTTTATCAATGCCGGAGCGCTTGTGGTAGCAGATGTACTGGTTTCCTGTTTCAGCAACCCCAAAGCTGCCTTCCTCTCTTTCATGCACGAATTGACGGGCAACAGTACCATATCGTACGACGAAACAGTGGCCGCCTCTGAAAGGTCGGAAGGGTACCGAAATTTTGCCATGGCTAATTATTTGAAGTCTTTCGGAAACATTAAGAATGATGTAGAGGAGGTTTTGGATTTTTATTTTCACCAGTGTTCCATCACCATGTCATGCAAAGAGCTTTCGCAGGCTTTTATCGTGTTTGCTAACAAAGGCAACCTACTGGACACAGACCGGCAATTACTCACAGGGAAACAAGTAAAACGCATCAACGCGCTCATGCTTACCTGCGGGTTTTACGATGAAGCGGGCGAGTTTAGTTTTGAAGTTGGCTTACCGGGGAAAAGTGGTGTTGGAGGTGGGATTGTAGCCGTTCACCCCAACCATTACGCCGTAGCCGTATGGAGCCCACCACTCAATCCTAAGGGAAACTCTGCTCGGGGCATGGCAGCCCTGGAAAGGCTCACGACGCTGACCGGTTATTCTATTTTTTAA
- a CDS encoding ABC transporter ATP-binding protein translates to MSKSKKLKNVTLGHVFKTIIWPRKKYLSVGLGLIIISRLAGLILPGASKYLIDDVIPNNDFIMLKWLIVAVVAAIVVQSVTSFALTQILSVEAQHLISQLRAKVQRHIIQLPIRFFDNTKTGELVSRIMTDVEGVRNLVGTGFAQMIGGVLTSLICLVLLIYISPLMTLFVLIPVAIFGIISLKAFGKIRPIFRDRGVINAQVTGRLTETLGGVRVIKGFNAEAQEIRIFEHGVNRLFLNVKQSLVTTSLVTSAATLLLGIASAGIMGIGGYQIMNNDLTYGDFVAYTLFLGFLIAPIVQMSNIGSQFTEAFAGLDRTEEILNMPLEDEGGHRTLKLDHIHGDVVFDNVAFAYEEGKEVVKSVSFKAPAGSVTALVGTSGSGKTTIAGLAASFLNPDSGTITVDGHDLQKINLQSYRSQLGVVLQDDFLFEGTIRENILFPRPNATEDQLMQAVQAAHVQEFTDRFEDGLDTLIGERGVKLSGGQRQRIAIARAVLADPRILILDEATSNLDTESESLIQASLKTLMQGRTTFVIAHRLSTIRQADQILVIEQGNIVEQGRHEELLEKKGRYYQLYTYQARI, encoded by the coding sequence ATGTCAAAATCTAAGAAACTTAAGAACGTAACGCTGGGGCACGTTTTTAAAACAATTATATGGCCCCGTAAGAAATATCTTTCTGTTGGCCTTGGGTTAATCATAATCAGTCGTTTAGCGGGATTGATTTTGCCGGGCGCCAGCAAGTACCTGATCGATGATGTAATACCGAACAACGACTTCATCATGCTAAAATGGCTGATTGTGGCTGTGGTGGCAGCCATCGTGGTGCAGTCCGTTACCTCGTTTGCGCTTACGCAGATATTAAGTGTGGAAGCACAGCACCTCATTTCCCAACTGCGGGCAAAGGTGCAGCGGCATATTATTCAGCTGCCAATCCGCTTTTTCGACAACACAAAAACAGGTGAGCTTGTTTCCCGCATCATGACGGATGTGGAAGGGGTACGAAACCTGGTAGGCACTGGCTTTGCCCAGATGATCGGTGGGGTGCTTACCTCGCTTATCTGCCTGGTGCTCCTGATTTACATCAGTCCGCTGATGACCTTATTCGTGCTGATTCCAGTGGCCATTTTCGGGATTATTTCGCTCAAGGCCTTTGGAAAGATTCGGCCAATCTTCAGGGATCGCGGGGTGATAAATGCTCAGGTAACCGGCAGGCTTACAGAAACGCTGGGCGGGGTGCGCGTAATCAAAGGGTTTAATGCGGAAGCGCAGGAGATCAGGATATTTGAACATGGCGTGAACCGGCTTTTCCTGAACGTAAAGCAAAGCTTAGTCACCACCAGCTTGGTAACCAGTGCGGCAACCCTGCTGCTGGGTATTGCATCGGCGGGCATTATGGGGATTGGCGGTTACCAAATCATGAACAACGACCTGACCTACGGCGACTTCGTGGCCTATACGCTTTTCCTCGGCTTCCTGATTGCACCAATCGTGCAGATGAGCAACATCGGCAGCCAGTTTACTGAAGCCTTTGCCGGCCTCGACCGCACCGAGGAAATCCTGAACATGCCCCTTGAGGACGAAGGTGGCCACAGAACCCTGAAGCTGGATCACATTCACGGCGACGTTGTTTTCGATAACGTAGCCTTCGCCTACGAGGAAGGAAAGGAAGTAGTGAAATCAGTCAGCTTCAAGGCCCCTGCTGGCTCGGTAACGGCACTGGTTGGCACCTCGGGCTCAGGGAAAACCACCATCGCCGGCCTGGCGGCTTCCTTCCTGAACCCGGACAGTGGCACGATTACGGTGGATGGGCACGACCTGCAAAAAATAAACCTGCAAAGCTACAGGAGTCAGCTGGGTGTGGTGCTGCAGGATGATTTTCTGTTTGAGGGCACTATACGGGAAAATATCCTTTTCCCGCGCCCCAATGCCACCGAAGACCAACTGATGCAGGCGGTCCAGGCTGCCCACGTGCAGGAATTTACCGACCGGTTTGAGGATGGTCTTGACACGCTGATAGGGGAGCGAGGCGTGAAGCTTTCGGGCGGGCAAAGGCAGCGTATAGCCATTGCCCGGGCCGTGCTGGCTGATCCGCGCATCCTGATTCTGGACGAAGCCACCTCCAACTTGGACACGGAGAGCGAAAGCCTGATACAAGCCAGTCTCAAAACCCTGATGCAAGGCCGCACCACCTTTGTAATCGCCCACCGCCTCAGCACCATCCGCCAGGCCGATCAGATACTGGTGATAGAGCAAGGCAACATTGTGGAGCAAGGCAGGCATGAGGAGTTGCTGGAGAAGAAGGGAAGATATTACCAGCTGTATACTTACCAGGCGAGGATTTAG
- a CDS encoding M16 family metallopeptidase, whose amino-acid sequence MKKLLSFTIGLLVVMGATTATAQKQTPPEGGTPANFKLPPKQEFNLPNGLEATLVPFGEIPKVTVSMVVEAGNVHEGQNQNGLADIVGKLMEEGTATRNGKQIADEVARMGGSLNVSVGPNQTTLYGSVLSEFGPELVMLMSDVLQHPSFPESELARIKNDFKRQMNLARSQPGTQAQEAFRSQLYPNHPYGRVMPTDKEIDSFTLEDVRRFYEEQFGAKRTNVYVAGKFDAGKTKQAITSAFSDWKEGPAPHIAVAKPVAKSTMQVIDRPGAPQSTIVFGLPVVDPSHPDYMALRITNALLGGSFGSRITRNIREDKGYTYSPSSYISSRYRVGEWAQTADVTTEHTGNSLREIVYEINRLRKEPPTEEELQGIKNYAAGLFVLQNSTPGGIIGQLSFLDLHDLPDTYLTKQVEAIHAITPQEVQATAEKYIRPGEMTLVVVGDKKQIDKQLQQFQANLKKKPAAQ is encoded by the coding sequence ATGAAAAAACTACTTTCTTTTACAATAGGCCTGCTAGTGGTTATGGGTGCCACCACTGCCACAGCACAGAAACAGACGCCTCCGGAAGGTGGCACACCGGCAAACTTTAAGTTGCCGCCTAAACAGGAATTTAACCTGCCTAACGGGTTGGAGGCGACGCTGGTTCCTTTTGGCGAGATTCCGAAAGTTACGGTAAGTATGGTGGTGGAGGCAGGCAACGTGCACGAAGGGCAGAACCAGAATGGTCTGGCAGACATTGTGGGCAAACTTATGGAGGAGGGCACCGCCACCCGCAACGGCAAACAAATAGCGGATGAGGTTGCCCGTATGGGAGGGTCACTCAACGTGAGTGTCGGCCCGAATCAAACCACCCTTTATGGTTCTGTGCTTTCTGAGTTCGGCCCTGAGTTGGTCATGCTGATGAGCGATGTATTGCAGCATCCGTCTTTCCCAGAGTCTGAGCTGGCGCGTATCAAAAACGATTTTAAGCGGCAGATGAACCTCGCCCGTTCACAACCGGGCACCCAGGCCCAGGAAGCATTCAGGAGTCAGCTGTATCCCAACCACCCCTACGGCCGCGTAATGCCCACTGACAAGGAAATCGATAGCTTTACCCTGGAGGATGTGCGCAGGTTTTATGAAGAACAATTCGGAGCCAAGCGCACAAACGTGTATGTGGCAGGTAAGTTTGATGCAGGTAAGACGAAGCAAGCCATCACCTCCGCTTTCAGCGACTGGAAGGAGGGGCCTGCCCCGCATATTGCAGTCGCAAAGCCTGTTGCCAAATCAACCATGCAGGTGATAGACAGGCCGGGGGCGCCACAGTCCACCATCGTGTTTGGGTTGCCGGTGGTGGACCCATCGCACCCGGATTACATGGCCCTGCGCATTACGAACGCGCTGCTGGGCGGCTCCTTCGGCTCCCGGATTACGCGCAACATCCGGGAGGATAAAGGCTATACCTACTCTCCCTCAAGCTACATTTCTTCCCGCTACCGGGTGGGGGAATGGGCGCAGACGGCCGATGTAACAACAGAGCATACCGGTAATTCGCTGCGTGAGATTGTGTATGAAATAAACAGGTTGCGGAAAGAGCCTCCGACAGAAGAGGAACTGCAAGGAATAAAGAATTACGCTGCGGGTCTGTTCGTGCTGCAGAACTCTACTCCGGGGGGCATTATCGGGCAGCTTAGCTTCCTGGACTTGCACGACCTGCCGGACACATACCTTACCAAACAGGTAGAAGCCATACATGCCATTACGCCGCAGGAGGTGCAAGCCACAGCAGAAAAGTACATCCGACCTGGTGAGATGACCTTGGTAGTGGTTGGTGATAAAAAGCAGATCGACAAACAGCTACAGCAGTTCCAGGCTAATCTGAAGAAGAAACCTGCCGCGCAGTAA